One Vallitalea pronyensis genomic region harbors:
- the rplT gene encoding 50S ribosomal protein L20 has protein sequence MARVKGAMNTRKRHKRILKLAKGYRGAKSKQFRTAKQAVMKSGVYSYTGRKLKKRDFRRLWIARINAATRAHGLSYSKFMYGLKLAEVNVNRKMLAEMAVNDMDSFAGLVETAKAKIQ, from the coding sequence ATGGCAAGAGTTAAAGGTGCTATGAACACACGTAAAAGACATAAGAGAATATTAAAGTTAGCTAAAGGTTATAGAGGCGCAAAGTCCAAGCAATTTAGAACAGCTAAACAAGCGGTAATGAAGTCAGGTGTTTATTCATATACAGGAAGAAAACTCAAAAAAAGAGATTTTAGAAGATTATGGATTGCAAGAATCAATGCGGCTACAAGAGCACATGGTCTATCTTACAGTAAATTCATGTACGGTTTAAAATTAGCTGAAGTAAATGTGAACAGAAAAATGTTAGCCGAAATGGCTGTTAACGATATGGATTCATTTGCTGGTTTAGTAGAAACAGCAAAAGCAAAAATTCAATAG
- the rpmI gene encoding 50S ribosomal protein L35 — MPKMKTHRGAAKRFKKTGTGKLKRNKAYKRHILTKKTAKKKRTLRHATMMDPSNEKVMKKLLPYV; from the coding sequence ATGCCTAAAATGAAAACACATCGTGGCGCCGCAAAGCGTTTTAAGAAAACTGGAACAGGAAAATTAAAAAGAAACAAAGCATATAAGAGACATATCTTAACGAAGAAAACCGCTAAGAAAAAGAGAACTCTTAGACATGCAACTATGATGGATCCATCTAACGAAAAAGTAATGAAAAAATTATTACCTTACGTATAA